The bacterium nucleotide sequence AGCAGCACGAGCAGAAACGCGGCCAGCCCGAAGGCATCGCGGTAGCCGCTGCTCACGTAGGCGGCCCCCAGCGATTCGGTCACACCGAGGACGAGGCCGCCGCCGATGGCGCCGACCACGTTGCCCATGCCGCCGAGGACCGTGACGACGAACGCCTTCAGAGTGTAGGTGGGGCCGACCGTGGGCTGGGCGAACAACTGCGGCAGCAAGAGGGTTCCGGCGAGGGCCGCAAGGCCGAAGCCGATCCCAAACACCACGGCGCGCACGCCCCGGGTGTCGATGCCCTGGAGTTCCGCCGCGTCCCGATTCTGGGCCGTCGCGCGGATCGCCCTCCCCAAATCCGTGCGTGCGAGGACGTAGGCGAGGAGGAAGACCACGAACGCGGTGATGCCAAACGCCATGGTCAGCGCCGTGCTGAAGGTGATCGGCCCCAGATGCCAGGTGCTGGTCGAGTACCAGGTGTTGATGATCTGCGGC carries:
- a CDS encoding branched-chain amino acid ABC transporter permease, which encodes MVELVQIVINGIFTGGIYALVGIGLSLIFGVMRIVNFAHGDFVAVGMFLTLFFFGRLHGDPFVLALLTVPAAMLLGVVLERLLVEPIAAAPEHASILLTVGVGLVLSNLLLFAFGDAPQIINTWYSTSTWHLGPITFSTALTMAFGITAFVVFLLAYVLARTDLGRAIRATAQNRDAAELQGIDTRGVRAVVFGIGFGLAALAGTLLLPQLFAQPTVGPTYTLKAFVVTVLGGMGNVVGAIGGGLVLGVTESLGAAYVSSGYRDAFGLAAFLLVLLFRPAGLFGRTRT